In Deltaproteobacteria bacterium PRO3, the genomic stretch GCACAGGGATAGGTTGTCGGAAATTTTCTTAGGGGAAAGGAAAAAAACCCGCAAGCCCAAACATCAGCACAAAATTCCTTACAAAACGTCGCATCGGAATGATTGACGCTCGGCGGGCTTTGTTTTTAAGATAGCCTGTCATGTCGGCCAAGGCCAAGATACACATCCTCAAAGGCGACATCACCGAAAGCGAGGCCGAAGCCATCGTCAACGCGGCCAACACCGACCTCTGGCTGGGATCTGGCGTCGCCGGGGCCATCCGCAAAAAGGGCGGGGCCCAGGTCCAAGAGGAATGCGACCAGATCGGCCCCATCGGCCGGGGCGAGGCGGCGGTCACCAGCGGCGGCGACCTCAAGTGCAAATACATTATCCATGCCGCCAGCATGAGCTTCGACGAGCCCACCAGCGACGAGTCCCTCTACGACAGCGTGAAAAACTCCCTGCTCCGCGCCTCCGAATTGAACCTGCGCTCCATCGCCTTCCCCGCCATCGGCACCGGGGTCTCCGACTACGACCCGCAGCGCTGCGCCGAGATCATGCTCTCCGAGGTCATCCGGCTATTGCCCGAGGTCCCCAGCCTCGAGCGGGTCGAAATGGTCCTCCTCGATCCGGAGATTTACCAAATCTTCCAAGAAGAGTACGATAGGCTTTAGATGGACGCCCTCTCCACCCTAAGCCTGATGCTGGGCAGCTCCTGGGCGAGCGGCCTAAACGCCTACGCGACCGTCGGCTTCCTGGGCCTCTTCGGCAAGATCGGTTGGCTCGACCTGCCCGAGGGCCTGCATCCCTTGACCCACCCCGCCGTCTTCGGGGTCGCATTGTTTCTGTATCTGGTGGAATTCATCGCCGACAAGATCCCCGCCTTCGACACGGCCTGGGACAGCGTCCAAACCTTCATCCGCGTCCCCGCCGGCGCGGTCCTGGCCTACGGGGCCGTGGGTCCGGTGAGCCCCGAGCTGAAACTCGCCGCCACCCTGATCGGCGGCAGCCTCGCCTTCTCCGCCCACGCCACCAAGTCGAGCGTCCGCATGGCCGTCAACGCCAGCCCGGAGCCCTTTTCTAACTGGTTCCTCTCGGTCGGCGAGGACCTGATGGTCTTCTTCTCCCTCTGGTTCATGTTCGAGCACCCCTACGTGATGCTCGCGATCGTGGCGGTGTTTTTGCTCTTCTTCGCCTGGTTTCTCCCGAAGATCTTTCGGGGCTTTCGTTGGATGTTTAGGAAGTTCCTCGGCTTGTTTCGCAGGCCGCCGCCCGAGCTCCGAAACGCCAATCTCCCTTAAGGCCGCGACCCGCGCAGCGCCGCATCGAGGTCGGCGAGGGTGGGAAGGTCCTCGAGCCGCTCGCGGCGGCGCAGCTCCGGCGGCAAATCCCGAAAGGCCTCGAGCACCTGGCCGTAGAGGCCTCGGACGCCGCGCGGCCCGTGGAGGATCTCCCCCAAAAACCGGCGATGGAAGCCGCCGTGCCCCGAGCTCAAGACCCGGCCGATCTCGCTCCACTCCCCGAGGAAGAAGGCCAGGTCCTGCCGCATCTTTTCGTGATAAGTGCTCAGGTCGCGTCGCCCTGGGGCCATCAGGGTCTCCAGGGTCTCGCCGGCCCCGGCGTTGCGGGCGAGCTTGATCGCGGCCAAGAGCGGCAAGGCCCGGGAGCGCAGGGTCTCGCGGAAGATGTGGCCGAGGCGCTGCGGGTCGCGGCGCAGGGCATTGTTCTCGAGCGGGATGCGGCTGCCGCCGCGGTCCTTGAAGAGCTGGTCCGCGAAGGCCCAGCGCAGCACGTCGGAGATCGGCAGGGTGTAGTCGCCCGGGAGGTCGGGGGCGAATTCCTCCAAGGGGAGCAGCAGGCTCTGCCCGGCTGTGGCGCGACCCTTGTTGATCCCCTCGACGACCTCCCGGTAGCTGCGCAATTTCATGGGTCCGAGGCGCTCCATAAAACGCCTTGGCAGGCCCAGGTCCAGCAGCGCGTGGGCGCGCTCCAGGATTCGGTGGATCTCGAGGAAATCGGCATAGGCATTGGGACTCAGGGTTTTGTGGCTGCTTCCGTTCTCGCGCAACCAATGTAGTCCCAGCTTGGCGAGAATCTCGCCCCGGCGTGCGCCGCCCTCGTTGCGCGTGTCCAGCGCCTCGAAGCTTCCGGGGTATCCCAGCCTGGCGTGGAGGCTTTGCAACTCCCTTTCCACCAGCACTTCGTAGTTGCGGGGGCTTTCGTAGGAATAGACGGTCAGGGACTCGGCTCGGTACACCTGTAAATTCCCCAGGCGAGATTCCGTCGGCGCCAGCCAAAAGG encodes the following:
- a CDS encoding DUF4126 domain-containing protein, with protein sequence MDALSTLSLMLGSSWASGLNAYATVGFLGLFGKIGWLDLPEGLHPLTHPAVFGVALFLYLVEFIADKIPAFDTAWDSVQTFIRVPAGAVLAYGAVGPVSPELKLAATLIGGSLAFSAHATKSSVRMAVNASPEPFSNWFLSVGEDLMVFFSLWFMFEHPYVMLAIVAVFLLFFAWFLPKIFRGFRWMFRKFLGLFRRPPPELRNANLP